A window of the Hordeum vulgare subsp. vulgare chromosome 5H, MorexV3_pseudomolecules_assembly, whole genome shotgun sequence genome harbors these coding sequences:
- the LOC123397448 gene encoding putative F-box/FBD/LRR-repeat protein At5g62970, which yields MGEMIDLATSTTVDHCHPDPRQLRRGGGGGGISIRIADHQFEPLIILAFRAISEHIGRSSKAFHRERIADGRLHLLSILLCGAIHAKGIAATDRSKMHGILLCGVTSDYVIRDDRNSKDPPIDVLRDLPEGLLWIIFSKLPLDAAVRTSALSRQWRYLWTDCPKLSFDGDALCGDHKNKYRKRVHTLMFLRIVNRVLAQFRGKLVEELVVKIEFNWMLVEHLDNWIRSAVSSRINALVFDLAPKERHHVGRVDRYRFPFELLDKDSICHLQIIHLSFVDLQPPMHFSGFPILRKLDLNLVNVNEKDITHMLSNCCNLEWLSIVRCHLNGELKVSGPLPHLLYLKIASCNFTSVEFHAVNLATFEYRGLAVPIDLSKSLELKCANIWYFGHNLEHTITVLEKVLMNVRHLILNAGCKPSEVCSLTIFYVIGYPI from the exons atgggggAGATGATTGACTTGGCAACTAGTACAACTGTGGATCATTGCCATCCAGATCCACGGCAACTCCgccggggtggcggcggcggcggcatcagCATCAGAATAGCAGATCATCAGTTTGAACCGTTAATCATTCTGGCTTTCAGAGCTATATCGGAGCACATAGGACGATCTAGTAAAGCGTTCCATCGAGAGCGAATAGCCGACGGCAGGCTCCATCTGCTTAGCATTCTGCTCTGTGGAGCGATCCATGCCAAGGGAATCGCAGCAACTGATCGGTCTAAAATGCATGGCATTCTGCTCTGTGGAGTTACGTCCGACTACGTCATCCGTGACGACAGAAATTCAAAGGACCCCCCGATTGATGTGCTTCGAGACCTTCCAGAG GGCTTACTTTGGATAATTTTTTCAAAGTTACCTCTGGATGCAGCTGTGAGGACCAGCGCCCTATCAAGGCAGTGGAGATACTTGTGGACTGATTGTCCTAAACTGAGTTTCGATGGAGATGCATTATGCGGCGACCACAAGAACAAGTATAGGAAAAGAGTGCATACCCTAATGTTCCTGCGCATTGTTAATAGGGTGCTCGCACAGTTCCGGGGCAAGCTGGTTGAAGAGCTTGTGGTAAAAATTGAGTTCAACTGGATGTTGGTTGAACATCTTGATAATTGGATTCGTTCTGCTGTATCATCGCGGATAAATGCCCTAGTTTTTGATTTAGCACCGAAAGAGCGTCACCATGTTGGCCGTGTTGATCGGTACAGATTCCCATTTGAGCTTTTAGACAAGGATAGTATATGCCATCTACAGATAATTCATCTTAGCTTTGTAGACTTGCAGCCACCAATGCATTTCAGCGGTTTCCCTATACTACGGAAGCTTGACCTGAACTTAGTGAATGTCAATGAGAAGGATATTACACATATGCTGTCAAACTGCTGTAACCTAGAGTGGCTGAGTATTGTTAGATGCCATCTCAATGGTGAACTAAAAGTTAGTGGCCCACTGCCTCACCTGCTATACTTGAAAATTGCTTCCTGCAATTTCACAAGTGTAGAATTCCATGCAGTAAACCTTGCGACCTTCGAATACAGAGGACTGGCGGTGCCTATTGACCTCAGTAAATCATTGGAACTGAAATGTGCGAACATATGGTATTTTGGACACAATCTTGAGCACACTATTACTGTTCTTGAGAAAGTTCTTATGAATGTGCGACATCTGATCCTCAATGCAGGCTGTAAACCATCAGAGGTGTGCTCTTTGACCATCTTTTATGTCATTGGTTATCCTATATAA